TGAAGTGTGTCTTTATCTAAGTACTGACCTTCTTGGAAAAGGTAATCATCCGAGGAATATTCATTTTGAGAAATACGCATCAAACCAGATTCCAGTTCGTTAATATCATATCTTGAGTATATATTCGAGACAACTAGTCCGCGAGATTTACTTGGCTTATAAGGTAATACGGTTTTGTAGTAATTAGCTGAGATTTGATTTTTTGTCATGATGCCCGTTTCTGCTTTCGAATCATCTTTTTGTACCACTTTATCGTTAGAATCAAGTTTTGGGGCACATCCAGAGAGAATCAGCGTTAAACCGAGCGCTGCAATTATAATTTTTTTCATTTGTTTAATCCACCTTCGTCTGGTAAGTACTCTATTAAGTCATTTTCAGACCAAATAGGAATTGCTAGTTCTTCTGCTTTAGCGAGTTTAGAACCAGCATCACTGCCAGCAACAACAACATCCGTCTTTTTACTGACGCTCCCGGAAACATTCCCGCCAAGTGACTCGATTAAGGCTTTTGCATCGTTTCTTGTTAACTGCTCTAATTTCCCTGTTAGAACCACTGTTTTTCCTGCAAAAACAAGTTCTTCTTCGGACATATCATCTAGTTTTGGTCCTGTATAAGTCATATTTACGCCGGCCCTTTTTAGTTCGTCTAGTAAGTTGTGAACTTCTTCATTCGCAAAATAAGTGACGATGCTGTCTGCCATTTTTTCACCAATATCATTAATCCTGGTTAACGTTTCTTTATCAGCTAGTTTCAATTTATCCATGGTTTCAAAGTAAATCGCAAGTGATTTAGCCGCTTTGGCACCAACATGGCGAATTCCTAAGCCAAATAATAATTTTTCTAGTGAGTTTTGTTTACTTTGTTCAATTGATGCGAGTAAATTCGTCACTGATTTTTCTCCCATTCTTTCTAATTCTAACAGTTTCTCTTTCGAAAGGAAAAACAAATCTGCTACATCTTTAATTAAATGGTGCGTAAACAGTTGAATAATTACTTTTTCACCAAGTCCATCAATATTCATTGCATTACGAGAAACAAAGTGAATTAAACCTTCTTTGATTTGTGCTGGACATTTAGGATTAATACATCTAAGCGCCACTTCTTCTTCCAACCGAACTAGCTCACTCCCACAAGTTGGACAGTTAGCTGGCATATGGAAAGGCTCTTCATCTCCAGTTCGTTCTTCCGCAATGCTTTTAATCACTTCTGGAATAATATCACCAGCTTTTTTAATTAAAACCGTGTCACCAATTCGAATATCTTTTTCTGTAATTAAATCTTCATTATGGAGCGATGCCCGACCCACTGTAGTTCCAGCTACTCGGACAGGTTCTAACACCGCGGTGGGAGTAACAACACCTGTTCGACCAACATTTAATTCAATGTCGAGTAGCTTCGTTGGAACTTCTTCTGCTGGAAATTTATAAGCAATCGACCAACGAGGTGATTTGGCGGTTGTTCCCATTTGGCGTTGCTGCTCTAAATCGTTTAATTTCAAAACAATGCCATCTATATCATAAGCTAAACCAGCTCGTTTTTCAGTCCATTCGTCAATATAAGCGTAAACTTCTTCTAAGGTAGAGCAAAGGCGGCGTTCTTTATTCACCTTCAAGCCTAAAGTTTCTAACATAGCTAAGCCAGCGCTATGAGTTGTGACACCCATTTCGCCAAAGTCTGCTACAGCATATAGGAAAATGTCTAAGTTTCTTGATGCAGCAATTTTCGTATCTAATTGGCGAAGCGATCCTGCTGCTGCGTTTCGCGGATTGGCAAATAGCATCTGACCTTCTTCTTCACGGATTTCATTGAGTTTTTGGAAAGAGCGTTTTGGCATGAAAGCCTCGCCACGTACTTCAATGGAATAACTTTTTTGTAATTTCATTGGAATAGAGCGAATCGTCCGCAAGTTGGCGGTAATATCTTCGCCAGTCGTTCCGTCGCCGCGTGTCGCACCTTGTTTGTATTTCCCATTCTCATATTGAAGTGATACAGCAAGCCCATCAATTTTCAGTTCACACATATAAGCGACATCTTCGCCTACTTTATCTCGGATACGCCGATCAAAATCAGCTAGGTCATCTTTATTAAATGCATTCGCAAGACTTAACATCGGCGTGTCATGCGCTACTTTTTGAAACCCTTCTAACACTTCCCCACCAACTCGATTGGACGGAGATTCAGGTGTAACCCATTCCGGATGCGCTGCTTCGATTTGAAGTAGTTCCTGCATTTTTTGATCGTATTCGGCATCTTCTACTGTTGGGTTATCAATTACATAATAATCATAGCTGTACTGATCAAGTATGTTAATGAGCTCTTCATACCGTTTTTTATCAGCCATTTCTTCACCTGCTTTTTCCAATTTTATACTTTTTCAATCGGGGCAAATTCTGCGAGTAATCGTTTGACGCCAGTTGGGCTTGGGAATGCGATATCTAGCTCCATTCCACTACCTTCTCCTTTGACACTAACAACTGTTCCTACACCCCATTTTTTATGACTAGCTTTGTCGCCTACAGTCCAGCCGAGTGTCTCAGCACCACTTGATTTATAAGCGGTCGTTACTTTTTGTGGCATGCGCGTTTTAGCATATGGTTTTTCTGCTTTTAATTTATTTTCATTTGCTAATTCTAATAAGTCACGAGGTATTTCGCCAATGAAACGAGACTCTTGATTAGAGGATGGCCGCCCGTAAAGCATTCTCGAATAAGCACTAGTTAAGAAAAGCTCTTCTTCTGCTCGAGTAATTCCTACATAAGCTAAGCGGCGTTCTTCTTCCATTTCATCTTCTTCATAAATAGCTCTTGAATGAGGGAAAATCCCTTCTTCCATTCCTACTAAAAAGACAACCGGGAATTCTAATCCTTTGGCTGAGTGGAGAGTCATTAGTGTCACTGCGCCGTTTTGTTCTTCGTTGTCTTCTTCTAATTTGTCTACATCTGCTACAAGTGCTAAATCTGTTAAGAAAGCAAGCAATGACTTATCATCATTTTCTTTTTCAAAGTTTTGTGTAACAGATAAAAACTCATCAATGTTTTCTAATCTAGTTTGCGCTTCAATAGTGCGTTCGTTTTTTAGCATTGCACGATAACCGGTTTTTTCGAGAATTTCTTCTACGAGTTCCGTTACCGATAGGAAGTCTTGCATCTGAGTAAAGCCACGAACCAAATCATGAAACGCTACAAGATCTTTGCTTATTTTGGCAGAAATACCTGCTAGCTCAATACGATTAAGCACTTCAAACAAGCTTAAATCATAGGCCGCAGCAACATTATTCAGCTTTTCAAGAGTCCCAGGTCCGACGCCACGTTTTGGAACATTAATAATTCGAGTCAAACTAATATCATCTTCATTATTACTAATAAGTCGCAAATAAGCTAAAATATCTTTAATTTCTTTTCTGTCATAGAATTTTGTTCCGCCAACCATCGTATATGCCATATTCGACTTCATGAAATATTCTTCCATGACGCGGGATTGTGCATTGGTTCTGTAAAGAATCGCAAAGTCAGATAACGGACGATTTGAGTTGTTTACTTCCTCTTGGATTTTCATCACAACATAAGCCGCTTCTTCTTTTTCGGTTAATGCTTTATGGTAAAAAATCTTTTTCCCTTCTGCATTACTAGTCCAAAGATTTTTTGGTTTACGATTACCATTATTTTCAATTACTCGATTTGCTGCTTCTAAAATCCGCTTGGTTGAACGATAATTTTCTTCTAATAAAATTGTTTTCGCATTAGGATAATCTTTTTCAAAAGACATGATATTACTAATATCCGCCCCGCGCCAACCATAAATAGATTGATCTGAATCACCTACAACACATAAATTCTTAAATCTAGAAGCAAGTAATTTCACGAGTAGATATTGGGCATGGTTCGTATCTTGGTACTCATCCACATGAATATATTGGAATTTGCGTTGATAATATTCCAAAACATCCGGAACACGTTCAAATAACTGAATGGTCACCATGATTAAATCATCAAAATCGAGTGCTTGATTTTTCTTTAATTTCTTTTCGTATTTTTCATACACTTCTCCGACCATTTTGTCATAAAAGCCACTAGCTTCCTTCACATATTCACTTGCGGTAATCAGTTCGTTTTTGGCGTTACTGATAGAAGCAAGGATACCTCGTGGTTCAAACTTTTTCGGATCGACATTTTTTTCTTTCAAAATGCCTTTAATCACTGACAACTGGTCACTACCATCTAATATAGTAAAATTTCGTTCATAACCAATTCGGTCAATATCGCGGCGTAAAATACGGACACACATCGAGTGAAAGGTGGAAATCCAAATAGATTCTGCTTCTCCGCCCATCAAATTACCAATCCGTGATTTCATTTCCCGAGCGGCTTTATTCGTAAACGTAATCGCTAAAATATTATACGGGTTCACGCCACGTTCCCTCACTAAATAGGCTATCCGATGCGTTAAAACACGTGTTTTCCCACTACCGGCGCCGGCCATAATTAGTAAAGGTCCTTCTGTACTTTCTACTGCTCGTTTTTGTTCGGGGTTTAATCCGTCTACCAATTCTTTTGCATTCAATTGCATTCTCCTATACACCACCATACAAACATTTGTTCTTATTTTATCATACTACTCTTTATAATCAAACCGTTTTCTTTGCAAAAATTGCTGCGGTTTCAAGGGCAGCTTCTAAATCTTCGTAAATCACATTTCCAACAATAATCGTGTCCGCATATTTTGCCATTTCAGCAGCTTGTTCTGCTGACCGAATACCCCCGCCATACCAAAGTTTTGTTTCGCTAAGAACCTTACTGACGTCCTTAACTACATCTGGGTCTCCGTATGTGCCACTATACTCCACATAAAAAATGGGCAGATGAAATAAATTCTCTGCTAACCTGGCATATGCGACAATATCTTCTTTTGTTAACGCTGTATTTGCTTCTGTTAACTTAGCCACTTTTGCATCTTGATTTAAAATGACATATCCTTCAGAGGTCACTCGTTTCCACGGGATAAAATCACCCATTTGTTTAATTAATGCTTGATGAAGACCGAGTGTCCATTTGCTATTTGTTGTATTTAACACAATTGGAATCAAAAAATGTTCTGCTTCCGGCAAAATCATCGCCTCATCACTGACTTCCAAATAAATCGGTAAGTCTGTTTCAGCGAGTAACTCATACAGCTTTTCCACTGCTTCCATTTGCAAATTATCTGTTCCACCAATAATAAATCCATCGGTTCCAGAATGAATGAGCTTAGTTACAACATTATGAGGTAAATCTTTCACTGGGTCTAACTTAAATAAATGCTTCATATGCCCCTCCATGTATCTGTTATGGGATATCTTATTATAGCATTAGTTGCATATCACCGCACCCTTCCGAAAGCAATTTTTAACTTTTTTTAAGCTTTTTTGTCTAATTGTTGTTGGGCTAGCTTTTATTTTATGGTATGATGAGGAAAATTTGATTTTATTCATACAACTTAGGTTTACATAAAAAAATGGAAATGAGGTTAATATGCAAGAAAAAAGGGAAGAATGGGGCTCAAAAGTTGGATTTATTCTGGCGTCTGCTGGCTCCGCAATTGGAATTGGCGCAATATGGAAACTGCCTTATGTAGCTGCAACTGCTGGAGGTGGCGCGTTTTTTTTATTGTTTTTAGTTTTAACATTATTAGTAGTTATGCCGCTCTTAATAGCGGAATTTGTCATTGGTCGCGGTTCTGGTGGAGATGCGTTGCAAGCTTATAAAACACTTGCACCTGGTTCAAAATGGAACTTGCTTGGAAAATTAGGCGTGGTTGGCGCGAGTATTTTATTTTCATTTTATAGTGTTGTCGGTGGTTGGATTATCACCTATCTAATTAAGGCTTTTTCGGGTAGGATCGCTGGGCAAAATCAAGCTAGTTTATTACATGATTTTCAAGTAACTACCGCAAACCCTTGGATATCAGTTGGCGCGACTATTTTGTTCATTTTGCTTAATGTGCTAGTTATTAGTCGCGGAGTTGTTAGTGGAATTGAAAAAATGAGTAAATTTATGATGCCCGCATTATTTATTTTATTTATTGTTTTAATTATTCGCTCGTTAACGCTTCCTGGTGCAATGGAAGGAGTAGCTTTCTTCTTGCGACCAGACTTTAGTCATTTCACTGCACAAACAGTCCTTATTACACTTGGTCAAGCCTTCTTTTCGCTTAGTGTTGGGATTTCGGTGATGGTGACGTATAGTTCTTATTTGAATCGTTCTGTTAGTTTACCGCAATCAGCTGTATCGGTTTCTTTAATGAATGTCTTTGTTTCGCTACTTGCTGGATTGGCCATTTTTCCAGCCGCTTTTGCATTTGACATTACACCTGATGCTGGTCCCGGATTACTTTTCGTTATTTTGCCATCGATTTTTAATCAATTACCATTTGGGATGTTATTCTTTATTATTTTCTTAATTTTATTTCTGTTTGCGGCTCTTACTTCGAGTTTTTCCATGTTGGAAGCGACTGTTGCTCCTTTAATGAATAGCGGAATGAGTCGAAAAAAAGCAAGTATCGGAATGGGAATCGTGATTGTCTTCATGGCGATTCCCAGTGCGCTCAGTTTTGGTGTTTGGAGCGATGTACAGATCTTCGGTTTAAGTATCTTTGATGCCGCTGACTATCTTGTTTCAAATATTATTTTACCAGTCGGAGCTTTATTTATCGCTATTTTTGTCGGTTATAGGTTGCCTCGTGAACTGTTGTTGAAAGAATTTACTACTAGCAGCCATTTTGGAAAGAAACTCTTTATTGTTTGGTTGTTTTTGATTAAATATATTGCACCGATTGCGATTATTTTCGTTTTCCTTTCCGCTACAGGTTTACTGGATTTATTCTTTTAACTAAAAAAAGCAATCTCACTAGAATTTCAAGCGAGATTGCTTTTTTATATTGCCATAAGTACGATGCTTGTTACACAAATTAATATGCCACTTAGACCAATTGCTGTTCCAATTGCTCGTTTTTCTTTTACATTGGCAAGTGTCGTGAAAATAAAACAGATAATGAAGACCCAATGCCATAATAGTGAAAATTCAAGTCCTATACCGGTTGCAATCATATTAATGATAAAATAGATAACTGCAATGGCAAGAATAGAAATAATGATAAGTTGATAGGTCTTACTATTCAATTTCTTCAAGTTACACCCCTACCAATCTTATTCTGGTTTTGTCATTCTTGAAAAAACAACATCGTACATGTCATTGCCATAATGAAGTGAACGCTTTACACGTGAAATAGTAGCTGTACTTGCACCAGTCTCTGATTCAATCACATTATAAGTTTTTCCGTCGTGAAGCATTTTTGCGACTTGGAAACGTTGAGCCATGGATTGTATTTCATTAACTGTACAAACATCATCAAAAAAAGCATAACATTCTTCTAAATTTTCCAGCGTTAAAATCCCTTGGAAAAATTCATCCAGTCCTTGTCCACGCAACTTCTCTATTTGCATACCTTTACCTCCAAATAATCTCATATATCCTACTTTCATATTTTAACGTACCAACGTGTAAAACACAACCGTTACTCTTTTCTATGACAACAAAAAAATACTACCTTAGAAATTTTACTAAGATAGTACTTTTTATTATTCCGCTTTTGTTCCAATATCCATTCGATAAAAGAAATTGGGGTTATCCATTTTTTGCATTTCCGGATAAAGTAATTCCCGCGCTTCTGTTATCGTGTTTGCTTCTTTTGCTAATAAGAGAACTCGCCCACCATCTGATACAAACTCCCCGTCCGCGCGCAGTTTTGTTCCAGCATGATAAACATCCACATCATTCGCAAGTTCATTCAATCCTGTCAACTTATTTCCTTTATTGTATTGATTGGGATAACCAGCACTTGCTAATACGACGCCGAGTGTTATGCCATCTTTTTTAAACCGCACATCTGGTTCTTCGCCATTTAATAGTGATTGTATTAAAGCAGCAAAGTCACTTTCTAAACGCGGCAAGACTACCTGCGTTTCTGGGTCACCGAACCTAGCATTAAACTCAATCACTTTTGGTCCTTCTTCGGTTAAAATTAGGCCTGCATATAGAATTCCACGGAAATAGCGTCCTTCTTCTACCATTCCTTTGGCGGCAGGACGAAGAATTTTTTCTACGGCTTGCTCTACTACTTTGGGTGAGATATGAGGAACAGGAGAATACGCCCCCATTCCACCAGTATTAGGTCCCTTGTCTCCTTCATATGCCCGCTTATGGTCTTGCGCGATTGCCATTGGATATACTTCAGTTCCGTTCACAAATGCCATCAAAGAAAACTCTTCCCCAGCTAAGAAGTCCTCGATAACTACCTTCAGTGAGGCATCACCGAATTTTTCTTCTAACATCATATCTTTTAAGGCAAGTACCGCTTCTTCCATTTCTAGCGCGACTGTGACACCTTTTCCGGCTGCTAGTCCATCTGCTTTAATAACGATTGGAACGCCTTTTTGGTCTAAATAGGCTTTGGCTTCTGCATAATCGGTGAAAGTTTTCGATGTAGCTGTTGGAATCGCATATTTCTCCATGAATTGTTTGGCAAAGTCCTTACTTCCTTCGATTAATGCTGCATTTGCTTTTGGTCCGAATGCTTTTATTCCAGCTTCTTCAAAAGCATCCACCACACCTTCTAATAGAGGAACTTCTGGTCCAACAACCACAAAGGATATATCGTGTTCTTTGACAAACGAAATTAAAGCTGCTTTATCCGTTTCGGAAATCGATACTAATTCAATCTTGTCTAAACGCATTCCATCATTACCAGGCGCACAATATACTTTCTTTACGTTTTTCGATTCTAGTAACTTTTTACTGATAGCATGTTCTCGCCCGCCACTACCAACTACTAATAAGTTCATTTTATGACACGTCCTTTTTATGAGGCTTAATGTTTGAAATGTCGTACATGTGTTAGTACCATGGCGATTCCGTACTTATCTGCCATCGCAATCGACTCTTTATCTTTGATGGATCCACCTGGTTGAATAATTGCTGTAATTCCTGCTTTTGCTGCAGCTTCCACCGTATCATCCATTGGGAAAAATGCATCGGAAGCAAGAACCGCTCCTTTTGCTTTATCTCCCGCTTGAAGAATAGCAATCTCTGCTGAACCAATGCGATTCATCTGTCCTGCACCTATGCCAAGTGTTTGCTTGTCCGTTCCAACAACAATGGCATTTGATTTCACGTGTTTCACAATTTTCCACTGTGCGAGCAGAGCGGTCATTTCTGTTTCTGTAGGTTGTTTTTTTGTCACAACTTCATATGTTGCCGGATCTTCTACAACCGAATCACTCGCTTGGATCAGTAGCCCACCATTTACAGAAGTCTTTTCAAAGCTCTCCACTCCACTAGCAAATGGAACAGTTAGTAAGCGAATGTTTTTCTTTTTTGAAAGAATCGCAAATGCTTCGCCAGTAAAACTTGGAGCAATAATAATTTCTAGGAAAATTTTACTCATATGCTCTGCTGTTTTAGCATCTACTTCTTTATTTAAAGCAACAATACCACCAAAAATGGATATTTCATCTGCTTCATAGGCTTTTAAATAAGCTTCTTCAATTGTCGTACCTACTCCAACCCCGCATGGATTCATGTGTTTTACAGCGACTGCAACTGGTTCACTAAATTCACTAGCGATTTTCAGGGCTGCATCTGTATCACGTATATTATTATAGGATAACTCTTTTCCATGTAATTGTTTTGCAGTACTTATCGAGTTTTTTACAGCCTGTGGTTCTGTATAAAAAGCGGCATCTTGGTGAGGATTTTCACCGTAACGAAGCACTTGTTTTCGATTATAGGTTAATGTCACTTTTTCTGGGAAAGTTTCTCCCGTTACACTAGTTAAGTATTCAGCAATTAATGCGTCATAAGCAGCGGTATGTCGGAAAACTTTGGCAGCTAAGCGCTCACGTGTTTCAAATGTTGTCGTACCGTGTTCACGTAATTCTGCAAGTACGGTTTCATAGTCTGCAGTATCAACAATTACCGTCACCGCTGCATAATTTTTGGCAGCAGAGCGTAACATCGAAGGACCACCAATATCAATATTTTCAATAGCTTCTTCTAAAGAAACACCTGTTTTTTGAATTGTTTCTTGAAAAGGATATAAATTTACTACTACTAAATCAATGGGTTGAATGTGATGAGCTGCAATGGCATCCATATGTGCTGCTGTATCACGTCTTGCAAGTAGTCCACCATGAATAGCTGGATGAAGTGTTTTTACGCGACCATCTAGCATTTCTGGAAATTCCGTTACTTCTTCAATCCCAGTCACTGGTACACCGGCTTGTTCAAAAGCAGCTTTCGTTCCTCCAGTTGAAATAATTTCCACTCCAAGTTTTACTAATTCTTTCGCAAAAGGTACAATACCGTTTTTATCTGATACACTAATCAGCGCTCTTTTCATGATAATGAATCTCTTCCCCTCCATTTTGAATTAAATGACGAATCACTTTTGGATAAAAAACATGTTCTACTTGATGAATTTTTTCAGCCAATGTTTCCACTGTTTCATCTGAAGCAATTGGTACATCTACTTGATCGATAATCGGGCCAGTATCCATTCCCGCATCTACAAAATGTGCTGTCACTCCTGTTTTGGATACTCCCGCTTGAAGTGCTTGCTTTATTGCATCTTTTCCTTTAAATGCAGGTAGTAAAGACGGATGTAAATTGACGATTTGCTTGGGAAATTCTGCTAGTAGCGTCGGCCCAATTAAACGCATATAACCCGCAAGCACAAGTAAATCCACTTGATAGTGACGTAATTCCAGCAAAATTTCTGTTTCAAAAGCTTCTTTGTCCGGATATTTTTTAGCTTCAAATAGAAAAATTGGAATATTATTTTTGGCTGCTCTCTCTAAAACATAAGCATTTGGTTTATCACATACAAGTAGCCTGATGTGCGGTTTAATCCTTTCATCATCCACTAGAGCTTGGAAATTCGAGCCATTTCCAGAAGCAAAGACGGCAATATTCATTCGCTATTTCCTCCTGAAAAAATCACTGGATCTGCCACACGCGGGATAACATTCCCGATTTTGTAAGCAGCTTCACCATTTTCTTTTAATAAACGTACTGTTTTTTCCGCGTCCTCTTTAGAAACCGCAAGCACCATACCAATTCCCATATTAAAAATTTCATACATTTCCAAATCGTCTAATTGTCCGTACTTCTTCAAAGCATCAAAAATAGGAAGTACTGGCCAAGAACCAAGCTCAATATCTACCGCTAAATCATCTGTTAGCATCCGCGGTAAGTTTTCAACAAAACCACCACCAGTAACATGGGTAATGCCATGTACATTTACTTTTTTCAATAGTTCTAAAACAGGTCTTACATAAATACGCGTTGGTTTAAGTAATTCTTCACTAAGCGGAATTTCTAACTCAGGAAGCACTTCATTTAAATGAAATGAATTATCTTTAAAGAAAATTTTTCGAACGAGTGAATAACCGTTACTATGAATTCCGCTAGAAGGAATACCAATCAAAACATCGTCTGCTTTTACTGCATCTTCCGTAATAAGGTTATTCTTCTCGACAGCACCAACTGTAAAGCCAGCTAAATCATAATCATCCGCACCGTACATATCAGGCATTTCCGCAGTTTCCCCGCCAATTAAAGCAGCCCCAGCTTGCCGACAACCATCCGCAACCCCGTGGACGATTTGCTCCATTTTGACTGGATCCGTTTTACCGGTGGCGATATAATCTAGAAAAAATAACGGTTCAGCACCTTGAGCTAAAATGTCATTCACACACATTGCTACACAGTCAATTCCAATCGTATCGTGTTTATCGGCTTCAATCGCAAGGAGTAATTTCGTTCCTACACCATCCGTACCTGAAACTAAAACCGGTTCTTTTAAATGAAGACTACTTAAATCAAACATTCCGCCAAAAGAACCTAGCGCTCCCATGACACCGATTCGTTCTGTTCTAGCAACATGTTTTTTAATACGTTCTACGACTTGATAGCCTGCTTCCACATCGACC
The nucleotide sequence above comes from Listeria ivanovii subsp. londoniensis. Encoded proteins:
- the purM gene encoding phosphoribosylformylglycinamidine cyclo-ligase; the encoded protein is MAENAYSKAGVDVEAGYQVVERIKKHVARTERIGVMGALGSFGGMFDLSSLHLKEPVLVSGTDGVGTKLLLAIEADKHDTIGIDCVAMCVNDILAQGAEPLFFLDYIATGKTDPVKMEQIVHGVADGCRQAGAALIGGETAEMPDMYGADDYDLAGFTVGAVEKNNLITEDAVKADDVLIGIPSSGIHSNGYSLVRKIFFKDNSFHLNEVLPELEIPLSEELLKPTRIYVRPVLELLKKVNVHGITHVTGGGFVENLPRMLTDDLAVDIELGSWPVLPIFDALKKYGQLDDLEMYEIFNMGIGMVLAVSKEDAEKTVRLLKENGEAAYKIGNVIPRVADPVIFSGGNSE